Proteins from one Bacillus spongiae genomic window:
- a CDS encoding DUF4304 domain-containing protein, with protein MGLENFKMKMKQATKKYGYRKNRNSFWKIENGFYKLIHIQKSSYGDYFFINLGIHPVGLPKLITNQLIIKERPPESECLFRKRIEQVIPSLTTSLNAMMSDGLTTEIQDDILKSIPYIEGWMEQHGTHSFIIENQDDTLIRLLNVVPILGEKAYYMTKYFSNLKVNNREIAYTYLQNYLSLDIFIENKILDFNQIDSYLISLLKEEFPY; from the coding sequence GTGGGTTTAGAGAATTTCAAAATGAAAATGAAGCAAGCTACGAAAAAATATGGTTATAGAAAAAATCGGAATTCATTCTGGAAAATTGAAAATGGATTTTATAAGTTGATACATATTCAAAAAAGCAGTTACGGTGATTATTTCTTTATAAACCTTGGTATTCACCCCGTTGGACTACCTAAACTTATTACTAATCAATTAATTATTAAGGAAAGACCACCTGAGTCAGAGTGTCTTTTTCGTAAAAGAATTGAGCAAGTTATCCCTTCATTAACAACATCTTTGAATGCTATGATGTCAGATGGATTAACAACTGAAATTCAAGATGATATTCTTAAGTCTATTCCATATATTGAGGGATGGATGGAACAACATGGTACGCATAGTTTTATAATAGAAAACCAAGATGATACACTAATAAGGTTATTGAATGTTGTTCCAATATTAGGAGAAAAAGCTTATTATATGACAAAATATTTTTCTAACTTGAAGGTAAATAATAGAGAAATAGCTTATACATATCTCCAAAATTATTTGTCGTTAGATATATTTATTGAAAACAAAATTCTTGATTTTAACCAGATTGATTCTTATTTAATTTCTTTATTGAAAGAAGAGTTTCCTTATTAA
- a CDS encoding GNAT family N-acetyltransferase, translated as MTIIIDCGDIYLRELRIEDLDEYYELTTQPGVLEFLPDWKSTKEQRLDWLVNWEIPANREFLQSVPTIDGNKLKLGIILKETGEFIGCCATFMRDQLPFPNREISYLISKHYRNRGYTTKAVHGLINYLFEKTNLETLNAIALTNNVSSNKVIEKTGFTYVNTINIENEQYYHYVLNRKQFDR; from the coding sequence ATGACAATTATAATAGACTGTGGAGATATTTATTTAAGAGAATTGAGAATTGAAGATCTCGATGAATATTATGAACTTACTACACAACCTGGGGTTTTAGAATTTTTACCTGATTGGAAATCAACTAAAGAGCAAAGGCTAGATTGGTTAGTAAACTGGGAAATTCCTGCTAATAGAGAGTTCTTACAATCTGTACCTACTATTGACGGTAATAAACTTAAATTAGGGATTATCTTAAAGGAAACTGGTGAGTTTATTGGTTGTTGTGCTACTTTTATGAGGGATCAATTACCATTTCCAAACAGAGAAATTAGTTATCTAATATCAAAGCATTATAGAAACAGAGGATATACAACTAAAGCTGTACACGGATTGATTAACTATTTGTTTGAGAAGACTAACCTTGAAACACTTAATGCCATAGCTTTGACAAACAATGTGAGCTCAAATAAAGTGATAGAAAAAACAGGCTTCACCTATGTTAACACTATTAATATTGAAAATGAACAATATTATCATTATGTCCTTAACAGAAAACAATTTGACAGGTAA